In Setaria italica strain Yugu1 chromosome IX, Setaria_italica_v2.0, whole genome shotgun sequence, the genomic stretch TCGTctccgcctctctctctctgcctcccctcccccgaATCGCGTCGTCCCCTCTCCTCGTGTCGCGAAACCCTCGCCATGGCGGAGGCGCCCGAGAacgccgcccccaccgccacgcccgccccgccgccgccagcccccgcgcctgcgccggcgacCTCGTCCCCGCCTCCCAAGTCGGGGATCCCGGCGCGGTACGACCTGGACGCCAAGTGGGACGCGTGCCTCGACCTCTCCATCCGCCGCGTCGCCTactcctccctcgccggcgccttcacgggcctcctcctcttccgtAAGGAAACCCCTTACCTTCCCATTGCGCTTTATTTCCTGAGATCTGGCTGCGGCCTGCTTGGTGTTTTGCCGATGGATTCGTAGTGTCGTCTGTTGGTCTAGGGTTAGTGGGGATGCGAGATGCTTGTTCACCATTTTGACCAGCCTGCCTGCCCTGATGCGGGGCGAGCTAAGTTGGTTACGCTTCTCCAATTGATACCATCCTTTTGCACATTACGTATGATCTGATTGCTTTAGGGTATTATATAGAGATAATATTTCGTGCGATCTCCTGTGATTAATAATGTCACATTTTACGGAATTGAGCTGTAGAGTCATTTGCAAATGAATTTCGCGCTGCTATTTGTAGAGTCATTGAATCAATGGCTGTTCGATGAGAAAATTAAACTGAACCTGGGGCGGTGAGGACGTTGGAATGTTCTTGTGACGAGCCCTATTGATGGATTTTGGGAGCATGCTATATTGCTTCTTATATTGGTGATGACTATGGTTGCTAGCAAAACGTGCGCGCTTATTGTGCTTTGGTATATGCTGATTGCCCTGCTAATTGGTCTAATGATTTTGTATTATGAACCTTTGTGCTGGTGTAATTCTTTAGTGCTCAGTTGCATGTTGTCTTTTGGAATTATAGATCATTAAGAATTGTGCTGCTACTGCATAGCACTCGGGACATGGATAATTAGGGTGATTATTGTGTTGGTCATGCCTAGTGCCAAGCTGTGCTGGAAAGGGTTCTGTTGTGACTTATTTTTTGTTAATATGAATTGCGATTTACTGACTTTTATTGGTAAATAGCTTCATAGTTTGCTACTCACCatacaacaacagcagcaggaaAGCCTTTTACTCCCAAGCAATTTGGGTGGGCCAGTTTGCTAGTTACTCCTACAATGAATCTTATAAGTTTGTTTGCACAGCCTATTTGCTTTTAAGTTGCCATCCTTTCACCTTTGTTTTCTAATGTCGTGGCCAATTGATTGTAGCATGTAAGATGTATTATTCTGGGTGATCATTGATGTGAGGCTATCTAAAATCATTATCTGATCATCAACTAGTTTCCTGCCTTTGTATGGAATAATCTGCAATTCTGTTAGTTAAATTTGGACCTTGTTTTATTTCCGCAGGTCATCTTCTTAGAAACTGTATTTTTCTCACTGTTTACTGCCTTTCGTTTCTGAATTGCAGCTTGTTTCTTGTATAttgtgtctttttttttcctgaaatgCTTTCTTGTTACCTGAAGTGAGCTTGTTTCCTTTAAACCACCTTTTTTGTTTCTGGTGCACTTTAGCTCGTGAGTATGTTTAGCAAGCAATATTAAGTTTTTAGATGTCCACTAAACTTCCAAATTAGTTTTAGACCTAGACTCTTATTGAATTTTGAACCATACATCCATAGTAATACGCTGAAGATACTAATTGCAGCAGAAGAAAGTTTGCATGCTTGAAACATTGACTATTGGATTACATCCGTTGACATGTTGAGTTGTGCTGTTTTGTACAGGTAGCCCTACTACTCGCTGGGCGTCGGTTGCCCTTGGAGCTGGTGTGGGGATAGGAGCTGCATACACTGAATGCTCGTACTTATTCAATGGTGCTCCTCCAAAGTGGTCACCCAAAGTATGAACTATTCCTTCTGCCCACTCTGAAGTAACTGCTATCTCCTTTTCACTACTCCTGGTTGATCTATCTGCTGACTGGTTAAACATCATCATTATATGTACCAGTGTGTCTTTATCTGGTATGCTAAAGTTACTAGCTCTATGGTTATGAACATTGTGTACAGATTTTGATAATTCATTTGGTATATTATTCTATGGATAATATGATTATCTCACATGATCTAAGCGTGCCTAGTGACTGCTGCATTCATCTTCCAATCTATGAACTTTATCTAGGTAGTTTTCTTTTGCCCCCCAAAGAAAACTCTGGTGATCTTCTGAATACAACTTGCTTAACGTATGATGATGCATTTATCGATGCTTTTTGAAAGTGCCCCACTTTCACGTTGATTGTAGCCTTAGGTAGTATTGTTTTGCCCCCTCAAAGAGAACTCTGGTGATCTTCTGAATACAACTTGCTTAGCGTATGATGATGGATTTATCGATGCTTTTTGAAGGTGCCCCACTTTCATGTTGATTGTAGCCTAAGGTAGTATTGTTTTGCCCCCTCAAAGAGAACTCTGGTGATCTTCTGAATACAACTTGCTTAGCGTATGATGGATTTATCGATGCTTTCTTGAAAGTGCCCCACTTTCACATTGATTGTAGCCTAAGGTGAAACCACATTGTTATCCTATTGTTATCCTTTTGGTGAAAGCATGACTTCCCTAGCTCAATCAGATGATATTTTGGATGATATTGTATTGCTATCCTTGGGTGAATTTCTGCCTTTTAAAACACCACTGGAAGGAGTCCTGATGATTATATTACCAAGTCGTTACTTGTAGTAGAATGCAGTGCAGTGAGCACTTGTTTTTTGTGAACTAATTGTTGGTTTTACATACTTaatgttttattttcttctatCAGGGGGAGGACAAGTAAGCGCCGCCC encodes the following:
- the LOC101761104 gene encoding protein SPIRAL1-like 1; translation: MAEAPENAAPTATPAPPPPAPAPAPATSSPPPKSGIPARYDLDAKWDACLDLSIRRVAYSSLAGAFTGLLLFRSPTTRWASVALGAGVGIGAAYTECSYLFNGAPPKWSPKGEDK